One Setaria viridis chromosome 3, Setaria_viridis_v4.0, whole genome shotgun sequence DNA window includes the following coding sequences:
- the LOC117847980 gene encoding membrane protein PM19L, translating to MASSAQRSMASALLFLNLIMYVVVAAIAGWAINYSIDESMNSLQGASPPVRLFPIYFPIGNLATGFFVIFALITGVVGISTSLTGLHDVSQGFPANMMSAAASALVTWTLTLLAMGLACKEISISWRPASLRTLEAFTIILSGTQLLCAGSLHAGAHEAIVATPIGGRV from the exons ATGGCGTCGAGCGCCCAGCGATCCATGGCGTCCGCCCTCCTGTTCCTCAACCTCATTATGTACGTCGTCGTCGCGGCCATCGCCGGCTGGGCCATCAACTACAGCATCGACGAGAGCATGAACTCAC TGCAGGGCGCATCGCCGCCGGTGCGCCTGTTTCCGATCTACTTCCCGATCGGCAACCTGGCGACGGGGTTCTTCGTCATCTTCGCGCTCATCACGGGCGTCGTCGGCATCTCCACGTCGCTCACCGGCCTGCACGATGTCAGCCAGGGGTTCCCGGCCAACATGATgtccgccgccgcatccgcgcTCGTCACCTGGACCCTCACCCTCCTCGCCATGGGGCTGGCCTGCAAGGAGATCAGCATCAGCTGGAGGCCCGCGAGCCTG AGAACTTTGGAGGCGTTCACCATCATCCTGTCCGGGACGCAGCTCCTCTGCGCCGGGTCGCTCCACGCCGGCGCGCACGAGGCCATCGTCGCGACCCCCATCGGCGGCAGGGTTTGA